The Polycladomyces zharkentensis genome includes a window with the following:
- a CDS encoding GDSL-type esterase/lipase family protein — protein MSEIAYLALGDSLTEGIGARVPFVEQFFNHLRRTEDCRLRNWGVSGMTSEELFSMLGNPGIGRLIARMSHITVTTGGCDFIRTYETNGVSIISLTRTMRRVQKQVDRILGLLRQYNPEATIHLLGFYLPLPAYEQSLWLATRLITSMNQAYQRLCRQHGVHWVDPFDTFLHRHDYFADEVHPNQKGHDELARLFIQASDPERVESDEGLPDQSTKVIS, from the coding sequence ATGAGTGAGATCGCCTATTTGGCTTTGGGCGATTCGTTAACGGAAGGTATTGGGGCTCGCGTTCCTTTTGTTGAGCAGTTTTTCAACCACCTGCGTCGCACGGAGGATTGCCGGTTGCGAAACTGGGGCGTTTCCGGAATGACGTCGGAGGAACTGTTTTCGATGTTGGGAAATCCGGGAATCGGCCGGTTGATTGCCCGTATGTCCCATATCACCGTAACCACGGGTGGCTGCGATTTCATTCGAACGTATGAAACGAACGGTGTTTCCATCATCAGTTTGACGCGTACCATGCGGCGCGTGCAAAAGCAAGTGGATCGCATCCTGGGGTTACTCAGGCAGTACAATCCGGAGGCGACGATCCATCTGTTGGGGTTTTATTTGCCCCTGCCCGCTTATGAGCAAAGCTTGTGGCTGGCCACCCGGTTGATCACCTCAATGAACCAGGCATACCAGCGGTTGTGCCGGCAACACGGCGTTCATTGGGTCGACCCGTTTGACACGTTTCTCCATCGTCATGATTATTTTGCCGACGAAGTGCATCCCAACCAAAAAGGCCATGACGAATTGGCCCGCCTTTTCATTCAGGCGTCGGACCCGGAACGGGTCGAAAGCGATGAAGGACTGCCGGATCAATCGACAAAAGTCATCTCCTAG
- a CDS encoding YlbF family regulator: MASLDMTEILLETYRLADQINESEEVTRYLQLKKQLREDARVQALIREFQKKKERFEECQRFGHYHPDYHAAKEEAEVFLRRLREHPLIAAYLEAESTLDRLLYQVSRTIAHAVSESIKVPANDPVDGNTSVKRCGFTV, encoded by the coding sequence ATGGCATCGCTCGATATGACTGAAATATTGCTGGAAACCTACCGTTTGGCTGATCAGATCAACGAGTCCGAGGAAGTGACCCGTTATTTGCAATTGAAAAAACAACTCCGCGAGGATGCACGGGTACAAGCGCTGATCCGGGAGTTTCAAAAGAAAAAGGAACGTTTTGAGGAATGTCAGCGTTTCGGGCATTACCATCCCGATTATCATGCTGCCAAAGAAGAGGCCGAAGTGTTTCTACGCCGCCTGCGGGAGCATCCGCTGATCGCAGCCTACTTGGAAGCGGAATCGACATTGGACCGATTGCTGTATCAAGTGAGCCGGACAATCGCCCATGCCGTATCTGAGTCGATCAAAGTGCCCGCCAATGATCCGGTTGACGGGAACACGTCGGTAAAACGCTGCGGTTTTACTGTTTAG
- a CDS encoding protease complex subunit PrcB family protein — MKKPWKVIVMLSLVLMMGITGCGGGMSRDHGTPEGKTPQDDADIPFRQESPQQLPVEVKKRWEELQATGEPTGVAVHTDKHTYVIATSGMRPTGGYRLNIQRIHRQGHTVVVYAEEQAPPPGSLVTQVITYPTTVVSIPLQTDVTFQFQIKTARPPAQT; from the coding sequence ATGAAAAAGCCATGGAAGGTGATCGTCATGCTGTCACTGGTCTTGATGATGGGCATCACCGGTTGTGGCGGAGGGATGTCCCGCGATCACGGGACCCCGGAAGGAAAAACGCCCCAAGACGACGCGGACATCCCTTTTCGTCAAGAATCGCCACAACAACTGCCCGTTGAAGTGAAGAAACGGTGGGAGGAGCTGCAAGCGACGGGCGAGCCAACCGGTGTCGCTGTTCATACGGATAAACACACCTATGTGATCGCAACGTCAGGTATGCGACCAACAGGCGGCTATCGCCTCAATATCCAGCGTATTCACCGCCAAGGACATACGGTGGTTGTCTATGCCGAAGAGCAGGCTCCTCCTCCCGGATCACTCGTCACCCAAGTGATCACCTACCCGACAACGGTCGTCTCCATCCCCTTGCAGACGGACGTCACATTCCAATTCCAGATCAAGACCGCCCGGCCTCCAGCCCAAACGTAA
- the aroF gene encoding 3-deoxy-7-phosphoheptulonate synthase, with translation MILVLEPNLTDEQVANIVRQLEEKGIQVHYSRGVDKTILGLIGDKRKISELPVERLPGVEKVVHVSEPFKLASRHFHPEPSRIQVGNVVIGGGEPVVIAGPCSVESREQLMATAEAVKKAGAHILRGGAFKPRSSPYSFQGLGEEGLKLLAEAREKTGMPIISEVMDPENLEMVAEYVDILQLGARNMQNFHLLKKVGRINKPVMLKRGLSATIEEWLMAAEYILNEGNPHVILCERGIRTFEQYTRNTLDISAVPVVKHLSHLPIIVDPSHAAGKWRYVTPLAKAAIAVGADGLMIEVHPQPEKALSDGPQQLTFDKFDELMRQVHALSPRLEPVS, from the coding sequence ATGATCCTGGTATTGGAACCGAACTTAACGGATGAGCAGGTGGCGAACATTGTCCGTCAGTTGGAGGAAAAAGGGATTCAGGTTCATTACTCCAGGGGTGTGGACAAAACGATTCTCGGCTTGATCGGCGATAAGCGGAAAATCTCAGAACTGCCGGTTGAACGGCTTCCCGGCGTGGAAAAAGTGGTACATGTCAGCGAACCGTTCAAATTGGCCAGTCGTCATTTTCACCCGGAGCCGAGCCGCATTCAAGTGGGCAACGTCGTGATCGGCGGCGGGGAACCGGTGGTGATTGCCGGACCGTGTTCCGTCGAGAGCCGGGAGCAGTTGATGGCCACGGCGGAAGCGGTGAAAAAAGCGGGTGCGCATATTTTGCGCGGCGGGGCGTTCAAACCGAGGTCGTCTCCTTACTCGTTCCAGGGATTGGGTGAGGAAGGTCTGAAATTGTTGGCCGAAGCGCGCGAAAAAACCGGCATGCCGATCATCTCCGAAGTGATGGATCCGGAAAATCTGGAGATGGTGGCCGAATACGTCGACATCCTGCAATTGGGCGCCCGCAACATGCAAAACTTCCATCTGCTCAAAAAGGTGGGACGGATCAACAAACCGGTGATGTTGAAAAGAGGTCTCTCCGCCACCATTGAAGAGTGGCTGATGGCGGCCGAGTATATTTTGAACGAAGGCAATCCCCATGTAATCCTGTGTGAACGCGGAATTCGCACGTTTGAACAATACACGCGGAACACGCTGGATATCAGTGCCGTTCCGGTTGTCAAACACTTGAGTCATCTGCCGATCATCGTCGATCCCAGCCATGCGGCCGGAAAATGGCGCTATGTAACGCCGTTGGCCAAAGCGGCGATCGCAGTCGGTGCGGATGGCTTGATGATTGAAGTGCATCCGCAGCCGGAAAAGGCGTTGTCAGACGGACCGCAGCAGCTCACGTTCGACAAGTTTGATGAGCTGATGCGTCAGGTGCATGCATTGTCGCCGCGGTTGGAGCCGGTGAGTTAA
- a CDS encoding hemolysin family protein, translating into MNGGVLLPLEYVIILLFKFTLVFLLVLANGFFVAAEFAIVKVRSTRIARLTEEGNRRAKAAEKVLANLDAYLSATQLGITLASLGLGWISEPAVARVIDTALQWLHLPEWMIHTVSFAITFILITFLHIVLGEMAPKSLAIRRSENITLFTSRPLIWFYRLFYPFIWVLNNAANQVLKWLGIEPVPDHQTAHDEEEIRMLVEQSHKSGLIDQTELSLFDNIFDFTDRVAREIMVPRVDMVCLYTHLSFEENMKIVKEAQYTRFPLCGKDKDDILGIIHIRDIYERLAEGETPDITQLVRPTILVPETMEIKDILRILQKNRAGMAVVVDEYGGTSGLVTTEDIIEEIVGEIQDEFDDERPFFQQKGDETSIDARLLIEEVNKHFNIHIEDPDNDTIGGWIFSQLQEVPKVGDRVTYDGLLFIVQEIDQRSVTRLLVKPAPSENRKSSS; encoded by the coding sequence ATGAACGGGGGGGTTCTTCTGCCGTTGGAATACGTGATCATCCTTTTGTTCAAATTCACACTCGTCTTTTTGCTCGTACTGGCGAACGGCTTTTTCGTCGCGGCGGAGTTCGCGATTGTCAAAGTGCGTTCCACACGGATTGCCCGGCTGACGGAGGAAGGAAACCGTCGGGCCAAAGCGGCGGAAAAAGTATTGGCCAATCTGGATGCTTATCTGTCAGCCACTCAGCTGGGCATCACATTGGCTTCGCTCGGTTTGGGTTGGATCAGCGAACCGGCTGTTGCCCGTGTGATTGATACGGCACTGCAATGGCTTCATCTGCCCGAGTGGATGATACATACGGTATCGTTTGCCATCACGTTTATCCTGATCACGTTTCTTCACATCGTGTTAGGAGAAATGGCGCCCAAATCACTGGCCATTCGGCGATCGGAGAATATCACCCTGTTCACCTCGCGTCCGCTGATTTGGTTTTATCGCTTGTTTTATCCGTTTATCTGGGTGTTGAACAATGCCGCCAACCAAGTGTTGAAATGGCTGGGGATCGAACCCGTACCCGATCACCAGACGGCACACGACGAAGAAGAAATTCGCATGTTGGTGGAGCAAAGCCACAAAAGCGGGTTGATCGACCAGACCGAACTGTCCTTGTTTGACAACATTTTTGATTTCACCGACCGCGTGGCAAGGGAGATCATGGTTCCCCGGGTCGATATGGTCTGCTTGTACACCCATCTGTCATTCGAGGAAAACATGAAGATCGTCAAGGAAGCGCAATATACCCGGTTTCCCCTGTGCGGCAAAGACAAAGACGACATTCTCGGCATCATCCATATTCGCGATATCTATGAACGGCTGGCGGAAGGAGAGACACCTGATATCACCCAGTTGGTCCGCCCGACCATCTTGGTGCCGGAGACGATGGAAATCAAGGATATCCTGCGAATTCTGCAAAAAAACCGGGCCGGTATGGCCGTTGTCGTCGACGAATACGGCGGTACATCCGGCCTGGTGACCACAGAAGACATCATCGAAGAGATCGTCGGCGAAATTCAGGATGAATTTGACGACGAACGGCCGTTTTTCCAACAAAAAGGAGACGAGACGTCGATCGACGCCCGTCTGCTCATCGAAGAAGTCAACAAACATTTCAACATTCACATCGAAGATCCTGACAACGATACGATCGGCGGATGGATCTTCTCGCAACTGCAGGAAGTACCCAAAGTGGGGGACCGTGTCACATACGACGGCCTTCTCTTCATCGTGCAGGAAATCGATCAGCGCAGCGTCACCCGTCTGCTTGTCAAACCGGCGCCGTCCGAAAACCGGAAGTCGTCATCATAA
- a CDS encoding DNA repair helicase XPB produces the protein MYRPDLPLIVQRDRTLLLEVRHPLFDEVRDRLASFAELVKNPEYIHTYRLTPLSLWNAAASGVTVEEVTDVLTRYSKFELPSTLLDQVRDWMSRYGKIQLRRIGNDLTLGCRDRSLWKALIQMPEVRELALKTLDETTVVIDPAWRGKVKQLFLRMGYPVEDIAGYSEGKALDVALRDRCRSGESFALRSYQRDAADAFYRSGSVYGGNGVLVLPCGAGKTIVGLAAMARVKRETLILTPNATSVRQWVREILDKTYLPETCVGQYTGEIKRVAPVTVATYQILTHRSNQNAPFTHMQLFEERDWGLIIYDEVHLLPAPVFRATADLQAKRRLGLTATLVREDGRQEDVFSLIGPKKYDVPWKVLESKGWIAEAVCTEIRTPMPPEIRQLYACAQKRHRYRIAAENPNKVAVLRAILRRHAGESVLIIGEYLSQLEEIAQELSAPLITGRLAQRERDRLYERFRKGEIPVLVVSKVANFAIDLPDAGVAVQVSGAFGSRQEEAQRLGRILRPKQGRNQAHFYHIVSRDTVDQEMAMHRQLFLVEQGYRYNIRDAEQWEVEQ, from the coding sequence GTGTATCGACCCGATCTGCCATTGATCGTACAGAGGGACCGTACGCTATTGCTGGAAGTGAGGCATCCGTTGTTTGACGAGGTGCGGGATCGTTTGGCGTCATTTGCGGAGCTGGTCAAAAACCCGGAGTACATTCATACATACCGTTTAACACCCTTGTCTCTTTGGAATGCGGCAGCCAGCGGCGTCACTGTGGAGGAAGTGACCGATGTGTTGACGCGCTACAGCAAATTTGAATTGCCATCCACGTTGTTGGACCAAGTACGGGATTGGATGTCTCGGTACGGAAAGATCCAGTTGCGTCGGATCGGAAACGATTTAACACTCGGATGCAGGGATCGATCGTTGTGGAAAGCGCTCATACAGATGCCCGAAGTGCGGGAGTTGGCATTGAAAACGTTGGATGAGACAACGGTTGTGATCGATCCTGCATGGCGAGGAAAAGTGAAACAATTGTTTTTACGCATGGGGTATCCGGTGGAAGACATTGCCGGGTACAGCGAAGGAAAAGCATTGGATGTTGCGCTCAGGGACCGGTGCCGGTCGGGGGAATCGTTTGCATTGCGATCCTATCAGCGGGATGCGGCCGATGCTTTTTATCGATCCGGATCGGTTTACGGTGGGAACGGCGTATTGGTTCTGCCGTGCGGGGCGGGAAAAACGATCGTCGGGTTGGCCGCGATGGCGAGGGTGAAGCGGGAAACGCTGATCCTGACCCCCAATGCCACCTCCGTCCGGCAGTGGGTGCGCGAGATTCTGGACAAAACGTATCTTCCCGAGACGTGTGTGGGGCAATATACAGGGGAGATCAAACGGGTGGCCCCCGTGACAGTGGCCACTTATCAGATTTTGACCCACCGGTCCAACCAGAACGCCCCGTTTACCCATATGCAGTTGTTTGAAGAACGGGATTGGGGTTTGATCATCTATGATGAGGTTCACCTGTTGCCTGCGCCCGTATTTCGGGCTACAGCCGATTTACAGGCCAAGCGGCGATTGGGGTTGACGGCGACGTTGGTCCGAGAGGACGGGCGCCAAGAGGATGTATTCAGCTTGATCGGTCCCAAAAAATACGATGTGCCGTGGAAAGTGCTGGAGTCGAAAGGCTGGATTGCAGAAGCGGTTTGCACCGAGATTCGCACCCCGATGCCTCCGGAGATACGGCAGCTGTATGCATGCGCACAAAAACGGCACCGGTACCGGATTGCCGCCGAAAATCCGAACAAGGTGGCGGTGCTGAGAGCCATCCTGCGGCGGCATGCTGGTGAGTCGGTATTGATCATCGGCGAATACTTAAGTCAGTTGGAAGAGATTGCGCAGGAATTGTCGGCGCCGCTGATTACCGGACGGTTGGCGCAGCGGGAAAGGGATCGGCTGTACGAACGGTTTCGGAAAGGAGAAATTCCTGTGTTGGTCGTCTCCAAGGTGGCCAATTTTGCGATCGATTTGCCAGATGCCGGTGTGGCAGTTCAGGTATCCGGGGCGTTTGGTTCCAGGCAGGAAGAAGCCCAGCGGCTGGGCCGGATTCTGCGCCCCAAACAGGGCAGGAACCAGGCTCATTTTTACCATATCGTTTCCCGGGATACAGTCGATCAGGAGATGGCCATGCACCGTCAGCTCTTTTTGGTGGAACAGGGATACCGATACAACATCCGGGATGCCGAGCAATGGGAGGTGGAACAGTGA
- a CDS encoding PHP domain-containing protein, with amino-acid sequence MSILFDLPWGTFDLHTHTTASDGEYPPAQLVAKAKQAGLSTIAITDHDTLAGIEEARHAGEREGIRVIPGVEITTRFLTTSVDVLGYAFDHPLRLHQKLAEYREARRKRAERILEKLDELGMKLSMEEVSAFSADGVIARPHIAKALVRKGYAPDVQTVFDLYLADGQPAFVNKQSLSTEACIHLIRKEGGKAVLAHPGLIRDDRYLADLLNLDWDGIEVWHPAHTSDQIRFFQHLAQERGLTVTGGSDFHNDERRLGCFGKGMISPDAKQ; translated from the coding sequence ATGTCCATCCTGTTCGATTTGCCGTGGGGAACGTTTGACCTGCATACGCATACAACCGCCTCTGACGGGGAGTATCCGCCCGCACAACTCGTAGCGAAAGCGAAACAGGCCGGTTTGTCCACCATCGCCATCACGGATCACGATACATTGGCGGGAATCGAGGAAGCCCGGCATGCGGGTGAACGCGAGGGCATCCGGGTCATTCCGGGTGTGGAGATCACGACCCGCTTCCTGACGACCAGCGTGGATGTTCTGGGTTATGCGTTTGACCATCCTCTTCGGCTTCATCAAAAACTGGCGGAATACAGGGAAGCCCGCCGAAAGCGGGCGGAACGCATCCTGGAAAAACTGGACGAACTGGGGATGAAGCTTTCAATGGAAGAAGTGTCGGCTTTCAGCGCCGACGGGGTAATCGCCCGCCCGCACATTGCCAAAGCGCTTGTACGAAAAGGATATGCACCGGATGTGCAAACCGTTTTCGATCTGTACCTGGCGGACGGTCAACCGGCGTTTGTCAATAAACAGTCCTTATCAACCGAAGCATGCATTCATCTCATACGCAAAGAGGGCGGAAAAGCGGTATTGGCTCACCCCGGATTGATCCGGGATGACCGATATCTCGCCGATCTGTTGAATCTGGACTGGGACGGGATCGAAGTGTGGCATCCCGCCCACACGTCTGACCAAATCCGTTTCTTTCAACATCTGGCTCAGGAAAGAGGACTTACTGTCACCGGAGGTTCCGATTTCCACAATGACGAGCGCCGGCTGGGGTGTTTCGGCAAAGGAATGATCAGTCCGGATGCCAAACAATGA
- a CDS encoding helicase-associated domain-containing protein yields the protein MNITACYRSLSPSVRSRIAERHGLAGKEAERLPERLSDADYLRKLREHMDEAEQAWMDHFTFVVGSGVWGGRDLGKREGARFLPSVSLRVALLRLRQKGLVYAVRSAGGQLGHLCPEEVRRAWFCLRWKEKQTSRPIPDVQAEQLAGGGLYHDLFQFLVLIHQQSPRLTQDGRLYKRTAQKWNAELEMETEALNHTPWTPNGEGDDQPSALKLVWDLARDWELVEVVEDRLVLREAVVREWLHISERIAQRRLYDWVKRRLLQDDPGKEAWWWVLEEKGRDWTPVDGGENPLPHGEKPNRSLIRRWLRTLQVMGWVDLGRKENRSYWRWSSCSPFAAPLVETPDKGFVKPDFEVLIPFTFPLAERWRLAQFADYVGGDRMLTYLLTVDSVRRGRTQGMSTGEILSELKRISAAPLPDNVRIGVSQWADQAGRITFHNCILLECQDERLADELEQHPEIGPRLQKRIGPTVFRVAGMELAQLQELLDGQGYPFLPGLVEETEQIWWRLPPSPSLGSTGRRFSDRAMREDAHLVDTYPEINEAVPGIQHLPRMWTSGLRAYHRTTVLDMVRKAAKWDLEMMATWEGAEPVRFFPQQVDNVGGQWLIRGQNRRGEEEHWKLEELSAVQILIPDELSG from the coding sequence GTGAACATCACGGCGTGTTACCGATCCCTGTCCCCGTCCGTTCGTTCCCGGATCGCCGAACGGCACGGATTGGCGGGTAAAGAAGCGGAGCGACTGCCTGAACGATTGTCTGATGCTGATTATTTGCGGAAGTTACGGGAACACATGGACGAGGCCGAACAGGCGTGGATGGATCATTTCACTTTTGTGGTCGGCAGCGGCGTGTGGGGCGGACGGGATTTGGGAAAACGGGAAGGAGCGCGCTTCTTGCCGTCGGTGTCGCTGCGTGTCGCCCTGCTGCGGCTCAGGCAAAAGGGATTGGTCTATGCCGTTCGCAGTGCGGGCGGACAGTTGGGTCACCTGTGCCCGGAAGAGGTTCGCCGGGCATGGTTTTGTCTGAGATGGAAGGAGAAGCAGACGAGCCGTCCGATTCCCGACGTTCAAGCGGAACAACTGGCCGGAGGCGGTTTGTACCACGATCTGTTTCAATTTTTGGTCTTGATTCACCAACAATCACCCCGGTTGACGCAAGACGGACGGCTGTACAAGCGGACCGCGCAAAAATGGAACGCGGAATTGGAGATGGAAACGGAAGCGTTGAACCACACCCCGTGGACCCCAAACGGTGAAGGGGATGATCAACCGTCTGCGTTGAAATTGGTCTGGGATCTGGCCCGCGACTGGGAACTGGTTGAGGTGGTGGAGGACCGGCTTGTTCTGCGGGAGGCGGTGGTAAGGGAATGGTTGCACATATCGGAACGGATCGCACAACGTCGGTTGTACGATTGGGTGAAACGGCGCCTGCTACAGGATGATCCGGGTAAGGAGGCATGGTGGTGGGTGCTGGAGGAAAAGGGAAGGGACTGGACACCGGTTGACGGTGGAGAAAATCCGCTGCCTCACGGGGAAAAGCCGAACCGCTCTCTGATCCGACGATGGCTGCGGACCCTTCAGGTGATGGGATGGGTTGATCTGGGCCGGAAGGAAAATCGGTCATACTGGCGGTGGAGCAGCTGTTCGCCTTTTGCGGCCCCTTTGGTGGAAACACCGGACAAGGGCTTTGTCAAACCGGATTTTGAAGTGCTGATCCCTTTCACGTTTCCCTTGGCTGAACGGTGGCGGTTGGCACAATTTGCCGATTATGTGGGCGGAGACCGGATGTTGACCTATCTGTTGACGGTCGATTCAGTCCGTCGAGGAAGAACGCAGGGGATGTCAACCGGAGAAATTCTTTCCGAGCTGAAGCGGATCAGCGCCGCTCCATTGCCCGATAACGTACGGATCGGTGTGAGCCAGTGGGCGGATCAAGCGGGGCGCATTACCTTTCACAACTGTATATTGCTGGAATGTCAGGACGAGAGGTTGGCCGATGAATTGGAACAACATCCGGAAATCGGCCCCAGGTTGCAAAAAAGGATCGGTCCCACCGTCTTCCGGGTGGCCGGAATGGAGCTCGCACAATTGCAGGAGTTGTTGGACGGACAAGGATATCCTTTCTTGCCGGGGTTGGTTGAAGAAACAGAACAAATATGGTGGCGACTGCCGCCTTCACCCTCCCTCGGATCAACGGGTCGTCGTTTTTCTGACAGGGCGATGAGAGAGGACGCGCATTTGGTTGATACGTATCCGGAGATCAATGAGGCGGTACCCGGCATACAGCATTTGCCCCGGATGTGGACGTCGGGCTTGCGTGCGTATCATCGAACCACCGTTTTGGATATGGTTCGAAAAGCGGCAAAATGGGATTTGGAGATGATGGCGACGTGGGAAGGAGCGGAGCCGGTCCGCTTTTTCCCGCAGCAAGTCGACAATGTCGGTGGTCAATGGCTGATCCGGGGGCAAAACCGTCGTGGCGAGGAGGAACACTGGAAACTGGAAGAGCTGTCCGCCGTGCAGATCCTCATTCCGGACGAATTGAGCGGGTAG
- a CDS encoding S8 family peptidase → MMKDRRYTFLFRTRPKPEKIRQWGGKVYHVSRYSRSVSAVVPSAKALKALLRDTDLVLVERDRLVKLPSPRVEEIYRARNLQKSSRSARQVLPWNIRRVWNGKPAQNAGMGVRVGVIDTGIDLTHPDLRGNIKGGVNLIKPGASPQDDNGHGTHVAGIIAAINNQIGVVGVAPATQLYAIKVLNGRGVGTLTTLIRGIEWAIDHGMHILNISIGGGTTVPGNLVAAINAAINRGILVVAAAGNNGNANGKGNNVEIPGKIPGAIAVAALAKNNRRAPFSSTGPEVAIAAPGVRILSTFTGGRYAVLSGTSQATPHVAGAAAVFKQLNPGLSLPALKQILIRRARRIGVSRLTGAGLVQIR, encoded by the coding sequence ATGATGAAAGATCGAAGGTATACGTTTCTGTTTCGTACCCGCCCCAAACCGGAAAAGATCCGACAATGGGGAGGGAAAGTCTATCATGTCAGCCGCTACAGTCGATCAGTGTCCGCCGTCGTACCTTCGGCCAAAGCGTTGAAAGCGCTATTACGCGATACTGATCTCGTTTTGGTCGAACGAGACCGTTTGGTAAAGTTGCCTTCACCGAGGGTGGAAGAGATTTACCGCGCTCGCAACCTTCAGAAATCATCGCGTTCTGCGCGACAGGTGTTGCCCTGGAACATCCGTCGTGTTTGGAACGGCAAACCTGCACAAAACGCCGGCATGGGCGTACGCGTGGGTGTGATCGACACCGGGATCGATTTGACCCACCCCGATCTCAGAGGCAACATCAAGGGTGGGGTCAACCTGATTAAACCGGGTGCCTCCCCACAGGATGATAACGGACACGGGACGCATGTAGCCGGGATCATTGCCGCGATCAATAATCAGATAGGTGTGGTGGGTGTGGCACCGGCTACGCAATTGTATGCCATCAAGGTATTGAACGGTCGCGGCGTGGGGACGTTGACGACATTGATCCGGGGAATTGAATGGGCCATCGATCACGGTATGCACATTTTGAACATCAGTATCGGCGGCGGGACAACCGTTCCCGGAAATCTGGTTGCCGCGATCAATGCCGCGATCAATCGTGGAATTCTCGTGGTTGCTGCAGCGGGCAACAACGGGAATGCCAACGGCAAAGGCAATAACGTGGAAATTCCCGGGAAAATACCCGGTGCCATCGCCGTGGCCGCATTAGCCAAAAACAATCGCCGTGCCCCATTTTCCTCGACGGGGCCGGAAGTGGCCATCGCCGCTCCTGGTGTAAGAATTTTGAGTACTTTTACGGGTGGCCGTTATGCCGTTTTGAGCGGGACGTCACAGGCGACACCGCATGTGGCGGGGGCGGCGGCGGTATTCAAACAATTGAACCCGGGTTTGTCCCTTCCGGCGCTGAAACAAATATTGATCAGACGTGCCAGGCGCATCGGCGTTTCCCGTTTGACGGGAGCCGGTTTGGTGCAAATCCGTTGA
- a CDS encoding HAD family hydrolase encodes MGRLNEVLLSFDLDHTLMINPFRRWVFPEINRWLQSHFSEENPVNRLIREHRRRLLNGACPKAYDWDDILRSVASGRSIPFTVRELVEKHTCVGKVWLFADVLPAMDRLAQAGARMVAATNGFTRYQRPVTDCLGLTPYFDRFHTPEEMQCAKPQAAFFHFGKGSRVIHVGDRLDQDVLGANRAHQISVWIYREMSLELIKLPVSERNRHPLLSACLAARLHREGVPTELHEACHPQYVIYTLDELPEIWEQESGSEGISDKW; translated from the coding sequence ATGGGGCGATTGAATGAAGTGTTGCTTTCTTTTGATCTGGATCACACACTGATGATCAACCCGTTTCGACGTTGGGTGTTTCCGGAGATCAACCGTTGGTTGCAATCGCATTTTTCGGAAGAAAATCCCGTGAACCGCCTTATCCGTGAACACCGGAGACGGCTCTTGAACGGTGCCTGTCCGAAAGCCTACGACTGGGATGACATTCTGAGATCGGTCGCCTCGGGACGATCTATCCCCTTTACTGTACGCGAGTTGGTGGAAAAACACACATGCGTGGGGAAAGTATGGTTGTTTGCGGACGTGTTGCCGGCTATGGATCGATTGGCCCAAGCAGGCGCCCGCATGGTGGCGGCCACCAACGGATTCACGCGATACCAGCGCCCGGTGACGGACTGTCTGGGCTTGACCCCATATTTCGACAGGTTCCACACACCGGAGGAGATGCAGTGCGCCAAACCGCAAGCTGCGTTCTTCCATTTCGGAAAAGGGAGTCGGGTGATCCATGTGGGAGACCGGTTGGATCAAGATGTGTTGGGAGCGAACCGGGCTCACCAGATATCCGTGTGGATTTACCGCGAAATGTCGTTGGAGTTGATAAAACTTCCTGTTTCCGAACGAAACCGTCACCCGTTGCTTTCCGCATGTCTTGCTGCCCGGCTCCATCGGGAAGGTGTACCGACGGAGCTTCACGAAGCATGTCACCCCCAATATGTGATCTATACCTTGGATGAACTGCCGGAAATATGGGAGCAGGAAAGTGGGTCTGAGGGCATATCTGACAAGTGGTGA